In a genomic window of Balaenoptera ricei isolate mBalRic1 chromosome 3, mBalRic1.hap2, whole genome shotgun sequence:
- the PAIP2 gene encoding polyadenylate-binding protein-interacting protein 2: protein MKDPSRSSTSPSIINEDVIINGHSHEDDNPFAEYMWMENEEEFNRQIEEELWEEEFIERCFQEMLEEEEEHEWFIPARDLPQTMDQIQDQFNDLVISDGSSLEDLVVKSNLNPNAKEFVPGVKY from the exons ATGAAAGATCCAAGTCGCAGCAGTACTAGCCCAAGCATCATCAATGAAGATGTGATTATTAACGGTCATTCTCATGAAGATGACAATCCATTTGCAGAGTACATGTGGATGGAAAATGAAGAGGAATTCAACAGACAA ATAGAAGAGGAGTTATGGGAAGAAGAATTTATTGAACGCTGTTTCCAAGAAATgctggaagaagaagaggaacatGAGTGGTTTATTCCAGCTCGAGATCTCCCACAAACTATGGACCAAATCCAAGACCAATTTAATGACCTTGTTATCAGTGATGGCTCTTCCCTGGAAGATCTTGTG GTCAAGAGCAATCTGAATCCAAATGCAAAGGAGTTTGTTCCTGGGGTGAAGTACTAA
- the SLC23A1 gene encoding solute carrier family 23 member 1 isoform X2, giving the protein MKLLPSWTAVLRGKPWGRAWPWAQRPTRTAHTCAPKMRAQEDPEGQTQHESLGSAGTSTKDPPTALCKEPKSDMLYKIEDVPPWYLCVLLGFQHYLTCFSGTIAVPFLLAEALCVGRDQYMVSQLIGTIFTCVGITTLIQTTLGIRLPLFQASAFAFLVPAKAILALDRWKCPPEEEIYGNWSLPLDTSHIWHPRIREVQGAIMVSSMVEVVIGLMGLPGALLSYIGPLTVTPTVSLIGLSVFQAAGDRAGSHWGISACSILLIVLFSQYLRNLTFLLPVYCWGKGLTLFRIQIFKMFPIVLAIMTVWLLCYILTLTDVLPSDPTAYGFQARTDARGDIVAIAPWIRIPYPCQWGLPTVTAAAVLGMFSATLAGIIESIGDYYACARLAGAPPPPVHAINRGIFTEGICCIIAGLLGTGNGSTSSSPNIGVLGITKVGSRRVVQYGAGIMLVLGTIGKFTALFASLPDPILGGMFCALFGMITAVGLSNLQFVDMNSSRNLFVLGFSMFFGLTLPNYLDSNPDAINTGIPEVDQILTVLLTTEMFVGGCLAFILDNTVPGSPEERGLIQWKAGAHANSEMSTSLKSYDFPFGMSMVKRIAFLKYIPICPVFKGFSSRSKDQLPVPEDTPQNTETGSVCTKV; this is encoded by the exons ATGAAGCTGCTACCCAGCTGGACAGCGGTGCTGCGGGGGAAGCCTTGGGGCAGGGCCTGGCCATGGGCACAGCGACCCACAA GAACTGCTCACACCTGTGCCCCAAAGATGAGGGCCCAGGAGGACCCTGAGGGCCAGACACAG CATGAGTCCCTGGGCTCAGCAGGGACCTCCACGAAGGACCCCCCGACGGCCCTGTGCAAAGAGCCCAAGTCTGACATGTTGTACAAGATTGAGGATGTGCCGCCCTGGTACCTGTGCGTCCTGCTGGGCTTCCAG CATTACCTGACCTGCTTCAGTGGCACCATCGCTGTGCCCTTCCTCCTGGCTGAGGCGCTGTGTGTGGGCCGTGACCAGTACATGGTCAGCCAGCTCATTGGCACCATCTTCACCTGTGTGGGCATCACCACCCTCATCCAGACCACACTGGGCATCCG GCTGCCGCTGTTCCAGGCCAGCGCCTTTGCATTTCTGGTCCCAGCCAAAGCCATCCTGGCCCTGGATAGATGGAAATGCCCTCCAGAAG AGGAGATCTACGGTAACTGGAGTCTGCCCCTGGATACCTCTCATATTTGGCACCCACGGATACGAGAG GTCCAGGGTGCAATCATGGTGTCCAGTATGGTGGAGGTGGTGATTGGGCTGATGGGGCTGCCTGGGGCCCTGCTCAGTTACATCGGGCCTCTTACAGTCACCCCCACTGTCTCCCTCATTGGTCTCTCTGTCTTCCAAGCTGCTGGTGACCGAGCTGGCTCCCACTGGGGTATCTCAGCTTG CTCCATTCTCCTGATTGTCCTCTTCTCCCAGTACCTGCGAAATCTCACCTTCTTGCTGCCTGTCTACTGCTGGGGAAAGGGCCTCACTCTCTTCCGCATCCAGATCTTCAAGATGTTTCCC ATCGTGCTAGCCATCATGACCGTGTGGCTGCTCTGCTATATACTGACCCTGACGGACGTGCTGCCCTCAGACCCCACAGCCTACGGCTTCCAGGCACGAACGGATGCCCGAGGCGACATCGTGGCTATTGCTCCCTGGATCCGCATCCCCTACCCCT GTCAGTGGGGGCTTCCCACAGTGACTGCGGCTGCTGTCCTGGGAATGTTTAGTGCCACATTAGCAGGCATCATTGAGTCCATTGGAGATTACTATGCTTGTGCCCGCCTGGCTGGCGCACCACCCCCTCCAGTGCACGCTATCAACAG GGGTATCTTCACCGAAGGCATCTGTTGCATTATCGCAGGGCTGCTGGGCACGGGCAACGGGTCCACCTCATCCAGCCCCAACATTGGTGTCCTGGGGATTACCAAG GTGGGTAGCCGGCGCGTGGTGCAGTATGGTGCGGGTATCATGCTGGTCCTGGGCACCATTGGCAAATTCACGGCCCTCTTCGCCTCGCTCCCTGACCCCATCCTAGGGGGGATGTTCTGCGCCCTTTTTG GCATGATTACAGCTGTGGGGCTGTCTAACCTGCAGTTCGTGGACATGAACTCCTCCCGCAACCTCTTCGTGCTTGGATTTTCCATGTTCTTCGGGCTCACGCTGCCCAATTACCTGGACTCCAACCCGGATGCCATCAACACAG GCATTCCTGAAGTGGACCAGATTCTGACTGTGCTGCTGACTACGGAGATGTTTGTGGGTGGGTGCCTCGCTTTCATACTGGACAACACAGTGCCAG gaagcccagaggaaCGAGGTCTGATACAGTGGAAAGCTGGGGCCCATGCCAACAGTGAGATGTCTACCAGCCTGAAGAGCTATGACTTTCCCTTTGGGATGAGCATGGTAAAAAGAATTGCCTTTCTGAAATACATTCCTATCTGCCCAGTCTTCAAAGGATTTTCTTCAAGGTCAAAAGACCAGCTTCCAGTTCCAGAAGATACCCCACAAAATACAGAAACTGGGTCGGTGTGCACCAAGGTCTGA
- the MZB1 gene encoding marginal zone B- and B1-cell-specific protein isoform X2 produces MRLLLLLLLLLGAWTIPGGLGDRAPLTATAPELDDEEKFSAHMPAHLRCDACRAVAYQMWQHLTKAETKLHTLDSGGRGKLSESVYTDVLDRSCSQTWQGYGVGEVDQMKRLMGPGLNKGPEPSISVIIMGAPWPTRLSKTCFHYLGEFGEDQIYESHQQGQGALEALLCGGPRGACSEEAPVTRAEL; encoded by the exons ATGaggctgttgctgctgctgctgctgctgctgggggcCTGGACCATCCCAGGGGGCCTTGGGGACAGGGCCCCGCTCACAGCCACCGCCCCCGAGCTGGACGATGAAGAGAAGTTCTCAGCTCACATGCCTGCTCACCTTCGCTGTGACGCCTGCAGGGCGGTGGCCTACCAG ATGTGGCAGCACCTGACAAAGGCAGAGACCAAGCTTCACACCCTGGACTCCGGGGGCCGTGGCAAGCTGAGCGAGTCGGTATACACAGACGTCCTGGACCGGAGCTGCTCCCAGACCTGGCAGGG CTACGGAGTTGGAGAAGTGGACCAGATGAAACGTCTCATGGGCCCAGGACTTAACAAGGGGCCGGAGCCGAGCATCAGTGTGATCATCATGGGGGCGCCGTGGCCCACCAG GCTCTCCAAGACATGCTTTCACTACCTGGGGGAGTTTGGAGAAGACCAGATCTATGAATCCCACCAACAAGGTCAAGGGGCCCTGGAGGCATTGCTGTGTGGAGGCCCCCGGGGGGCCTGCTCAGAGGAGGCACCAGTCACAAGGGCAGAGCTCTAG
- the SLC23A1 gene encoding solute carrier family 23 member 1 isoform X4, which translates to MRAQEDPEGQTQHESLGSAGTSTKDPPTALCKEPKSDMLYKIEDVPPWYLCVLLGFQHYLTCFSGTIAVPFLLAEALCVGRDQYMVSQLIGTIFTCVGITTLIQTTLGIRLPLFQASAFAFLVPAKAILALDRWKCPPEEEIYGNWSLPLDTSHIWHPRIREVQGAIMVSSMVEVVIGLMGLPGALLSYIGPLTVTPTVSLIGLSVFQAAGDRAGSHWGISACSILLIVLFSQYLRNLTFLLPVYCWGKGLTLFRIQIFKMFPIVLAIMTVWLLCYILTLTDVLPSDPTAYGFQARTDARGDIVAIAPWIRIPYPCQWGLPTVTAAAVLGMFSATLAGIIESIGDYYACARLAGAPPPPVHAINRGIFTEGICCIIAGLLGTGNGSTSSSPNIGVLGITKVGSRRVVQYGAGIMLVLGTIGKFTALFASLPDPILGGMFCALFGMITAVGLSNLQFVDMNSSRNLFVLGFSMFFGLTLPNYLDSNPDAINTGIPEVDQILTVLLTTEMFVGGCLAFILDNTVPGSPEERGLIQWKAGAHANSEMSTSLKSYDFPFGMSMVKRIAFLKYIPICPVFKGFSSRSKDQLPVPEDTPQNTETGSVCTKV; encoded by the exons ATGAGGGCCCAGGAGGACCCTGAGGGCCAGACACAG CATGAGTCCCTGGGCTCAGCAGGGACCTCCACGAAGGACCCCCCGACGGCCCTGTGCAAAGAGCCCAAGTCTGACATGTTGTACAAGATTGAGGATGTGCCGCCCTGGTACCTGTGCGTCCTGCTGGGCTTCCAG CATTACCTGACCTGCTTCAGTGGCACCATCGCTGTGCCCTTCCTCCTGGCTGAGGCGCTGTGTGTGGGCCGTGACCAGTACATGGTCAGCCAGCTCATTGGCACCATCTTCACCTGTGTGGGCATCACCACCCTCATCCAGACCACACTGGGCATCCG GCTGCCGCTGTTCCAGGCCAGCGCCTTTGCATTTCTGGTCCCAGCCAAAGCCATCCTGGCCCTGGATAGATGGAAATGCCCTCCAGAAG AGGAGATCTACGGTAACTGGAGTCTGCCCCTGGATACCTCTCATATTTGGCACCCACGGATACGAGAG GTCCAGGGTGCAATCATGGTGTCCAGTATGGTGGAGGTGGTGATTGGGCTGATGGGGCTGCCTGGGGCCCTGCTCAGTTACATCGGGCCTCTTACAGTCACCCCCACTGTCTCCCTCATTGGTCTCTCTGTCTTCCAAGCTGCTGGTGACCGAGCTGGCTCCCACTGGGGTATCTCAGCTTG CTCCATTCTCCTGATTGTCCTCTTCTCCCAGTACCTGCGAAATCTCACCTTCTTGCTGCCTGTCTACTGCTGGGGAAAGGGCCTCACTCTCTTCCGCATCCAGATCTTCAAGATGTTTCCC ATCGTGCTAGCCATCATGACCGTGTGGCTGCTCTGCTATATACTGACCCTGACGGACGTGCTGCCCTCAGACCCCACAGCCTACGGCTTCCAGGCACGAACGGATGCCCGAGGCGACATCGTGGCTATTGCTCCCTGGATCCGCATCCCCTACCCCT GTCAGTGGGGGCTTCCCACAGTGACTGCGGCTGCTGTCCTGGGAATGTTTAGTGCCACATTAGCAGGCATCATTGAGTCCATTGGAGATTACTATGCTTGTGCCCGCCTGGCTGGCGCACCACCCCCTCCAGTGCACGCTATCAACAG GGGTATCTTCACCGAAGGCATCTGTTGCATTATCGCAGGGCTGCTGGGCACGGGCAACGGGTCCACCTCATCCAGCCCCAACATTGGTGTCCTGGGGATTACCAAG GTGGGTAGCCGGCGCGTGGTGCAGTATGGTGCGGGTATCATGCTGGTCCTGGGCACCATTGGCAAATTCACGGCCCTCTTCGCCTCGCTCCCTGACCCCATCCTAGGGGGGATGTTCTGCGCCCTTTTTG GCATGATTACAGCTGTGGGGCTGTCTAACCTGCAGTTCGTGGACATGAACTCCTCCCGCAACCTCTTCGTGCTTGGATTTTCCATGTTCTTCGGGCTCACGCTGCCCAATTACCTGGACTCCAACCCGGATGCCATCAACACAG GCATTCCTGAAGTGGACCAGATTCTGACTGTGCTGCTGACTACGGAGATGTTTGTGGGTGGGTGCCTCGCTTTCATACTGGACAACACAGTGCCAG gaagcccagaggaaCGAGGTCTGATACAGTGGAAAGCTGGGGCCCATGCCAACAGTGAGATGTCTACCAGCCTGAAGAGCTATGACTTTCCCTTTGGGATGAGCATGGTAAAAAGAATTGCCTTTCTGAAATACATTCCTATCTGCCCAGTCTTCAAAGGATTTTCTTCAAGGTCAAAAGACCAGCTTCCAGTTCCAGAAGATACCCCACAAAATACAGAAACTGGGTCGGTGTGCACCAAGGTCTGA
- the MZB1 gene encoding marginal zone B- and B1-cell-specific protein isoform X1, which produces MKRERHWLSNLLLFARGSEPWPGRLQGRVASAGPRLSAATPTARTHVRPCTPTTALLAEPAPQTMRLLLLLLLLLGAWTIPGGLGDRAPLTATAPELDDEEKFSAHMPAHLRCDACRAVAYQMWQHLTKAETKLHTLDSGGRGKLSESVYTDVLDRSCSQTWQGYGVGEVDQMKRLMGPGLNKGPEPSISVIIMGAPWPTRLSKTCFHYLGEFGEDQIYESHQQGQGALEALLCGGPRGACSEEAPVTRAEL; this is translated from the exons ATGAAGAGAGAAAGACACTGGCTATCAAATCTGTTACTCTTTGCAAGAGGATCTGAGCCTTGGCCTGGGAGGCTGCAGGGGAGAGTGGCTAGTGCAGGCCCTAG GCTCTCTGCAGCAACCCCCACTGCGCGGACACACGTGCGCCCCTGCACCCCAACCACAGCCCTGCTCGCTGAGCCAGCTCCACAGACCATGaggctgttgctgctgctgctgctgctgctgggggcCTGGACCATCCCAGGGGGCCTTGGGGACAGGGCCCCGCTCACAGCCACCGCCCCCGAGCTGGACGATGAAGAGAAGTTCTCAGCTCACATGCCTGCTCACCTTCGCTGTGACGCCTGCAGGGCGGTGGCCTACCAG ATGTGGCAGCACCTGACAAAGGCAGAGACCAAGCTTCACACCCTGGACTCCGGGGGCCGTGGCAAGCTGAGCGAGTCGGTATACACAGACGTCCTGGACCGGAGCTGCTCCCAGACCTGGCAGGG CTACGGAGTTGGAGAAGTGGACCAGATGAAACGTCTCATGGGCCCAGGACTTAACAAGGGGCCGGAGCCGAGCATCAGTGTGATCATCATGGGGGCGCCGTGGCCCACCAG GCTCTCCAAGACATGCTTTCACTACCTGGGGGAGTTTGGAGAAGACCAGATCTATGAATCCCACCAACAAGGTCAAGGGGCCCTGGAGGCATTGCTGTGTGGAGGCCCCCGGGGGGCCTGCTCAGAGGAGGCACCAGTCACAAGGGCAGAGCTCTAG
- the SLC23A1 gene encoding solute carrier family 23 member 1 isoform X3 — MCRPGTCASCWASRLPLFQASAFAFLVPAKAILALDRWKCPPEEEIYGNWSLPLDTSHIWHPRIREVQGAIMVSSMVEVVIGLMGLPGALLSYIGPLTVTPTVSLIGLSVFQAAGDRAGSHWGISACSILLIVLFSQYLRNLTFLLPVYCWGKGLTLFRIQIFKMFPIVLAIMTVWLLCYILTLTDVLPSDPTAYGFQARTDARGDIVAIAPWIRIPYPCQWGLPTVTAAAVLGMFSATLAGIIESIGDYYACARLAGAPPPPVHAINRGIFTEGICCIIAGLLGTGNGSTSSSPNIGVLGITKPHPLAHWQVGSRRVVQYGAGIMLVLGTIGKFTALFASLPDPILGGMFCALFGMITAVGLSNLQFVDMNSSRNLFVLGFSMFFGLTLPNYLDSNPDAINTGIPEVDQILTVLLTTEMFVGGCLAFILDNTVPGSPEERGLIQWKAGAHANSEMSTSLKSYDFPFGMSMVKRIAFLKYIPICPVFKGFSSRSKDQLPVPEDTPQNTETGSVCTKV; from the exons ATGTGCCGCCCTGGTACCTGTGCGTCCTGCTGGGCTTCCAG GCTGCCGCTGTTCCAGGCCAGCGCCTTTGCATTTCTGGTCCCAGCCAAAGCCATCCTGGCCCTGGATAGATGGAAATGCCCTCCAGAAG AGGAGATCTACGGTAACTGGAGTCTGCCCCTGGATACCTCTCATATTTGGCACCCACGGATACGAGAG GTCCAGGGTGCAATCATGGTGTCCAGTATGGTGGAGGTGGTGATTGGGCTGATGGGGCTGCCTGGGGCCCTGCTCAGTTACATCGGGCCTCTTACAGTCACCCCCACTGTCTCCCTCATTGGTCTCTCTGTCTTCCAAGCTGCTGGTGACCGAGCTGGCTCCCACTGGGGTATCTCAGCTTG CTCCATTCTCCTGATTGTCCTCTTCTCCCAGTACCTGCGAAATCTCACCTTCTTGCTGCCTGTCTACTGCTGGGGAAAGGGCCTCACTCTCTTCCGCATCCAGATCTTCAAGATGTTTCCC ATCGTGCTAGCCATCATGACCGTGTGGCTGCTCTGCTATATACTGACCCTGACGGACGTGCTGCCCTCAGACCCCACAGCCTACGGCTTCCAGGCACGAACGGATGCCCGAGGCGACATCGTGGCTATTGCTCCCTGGATCCGCATCCCCTACCCCT GTCAGTGGGGGCTTCCCACAGTGACTGCGGCTGCTGTCCTGGGAATGTTTAGTGCCACATTAGCAGGCATCATTGAGTCCATTGGAGATTACTATGCTTGTGCCCGCCTGGCTGGCGCACCACCCCCTCCAGTGCACGCTATCAACAG GGGTATCTTCACCGAAGGCATCTGTTGCATTATCGCAGGGCTGCTGGGCACGGGCAACGGGTCCACCTCATCCAGCCCCAACATTGGTGTCCTGGGGATTACCAAG CCCCACCCCTTGGCTCACTGGCAGGTGGGTAGCCGGCGCGTGGTGCAGTATGGTGCGGGTATCATGCTGGTCCTGGGCACCATTGGCAAATTCACGGCCCTCTTCGCCTCGCTCCCTGACCCCATCCTAGGGGGGATGTTCTGCGCCCTTTTTG GCATGATTACAGCTGTGGGGCTGTCTAACCTGCAGTTCGTGGACATGAACTCCTCCCGCAACCTCTTCGTGCTTGGATTTTCCATGTTCTTCGGGCTCACGCTGCCCAATTACCTGGACTCCAACCCGGATGCCATCAACACAG GCATTCCTGAAGTGGACCAGATTCTGACTGTGCTGCTGACTACGGAGATGTTTGTGGGTGGGTGCCTCGCTTTCATACTGGACAACACAGTGCCAG gaagcccagaggaaCGAGGTCTGATACAGTGGAAAGCTGGGGCCCATGCCAACAGTGAGATGTCTACCAGCCTGAAGAGCTATGACTTTCCCTTTGGGATGAGCATGGTAAAAAGAATTGCCTTTCTGAAATACATTCCTATCTGCCCAGTCTTCAAAGGATTTTCTTCAAGGTCAAAAGACCAGCTTCCAGTTCCAGAAGATACCCCACAAAATACAGAAACTGGGTCGGTGTGCACCAAGGTCTGA
- the SLC23A1 gene encoding solute carrier family 23 member 1 isoform X1, which produces MKLLPSWTAVLRGKPWGRAWPWAQRPTRTAHTCAPKMRAQEDPEGQTQHESLGSAGTSTKDPPTALCKEPKSDMLYKIEDVPPWYLCVLLGFQHYLTCFSGTIAVPFLLAEALCVGRDQYMVSQLIGTIFTCVGITTLIQTTLGIRLPLFQASAFAFLVPAKAILALDRWKCPPEEEIYGNWSLPLDTSHIWHPRIREVQGAIMVSSMVEVVIGLMGLPGALLSYIGPLTVTPTVSLIGLSVFQAAGDRAGSHWGISACSILLIVLFSQYLRNLTFLLPVYCWGKGLTLFRIQIFKMFPIVLAIMTVWLLCYILTLTDVLPSDPTAYGFQARTDARGDIVAIAPWIRIPYPCQWGLPTVTAAAVLGMFSATLAGIIESIGDYYACARLAGAPPPPVHAINRGIFTEGICCIIAGLLGTGNGSTSSSPNIGVLGITKPHPLAHWQVGSRRVVQYGAGIMLVLGTIGKFTALFASLPDPILGGMFCALFGMITAVGLSNLQFVDMNSSRNLFVLGFSMFFGLTLPNYLDSNPDAINTGIPEVDQILTVLLTTEMFVGGCLAFILDNTVPGSPEERGLIQWKAGAHANSEMSTSLKSYDFPFGMSMVKRIAFLKYIPICPVFKGFSSRSKDQLPVPEDTPQNTETGSVCTKV; this is translated from the exons ATGAAGCTGCTACCCAGCTGGACAGCGGTGCTGCGGGGGAAGCCTTGGGGCAGGGCCTGGCCATGGGCACAGCGACCCACAA GAACTGCTCACACCTGTGCCCCAAAGATGAGGGCCCAGGAGGACCCTGAGGGCCAGACACAG CATGAGTCCCTGGGCTCAGCAGGGACCTCCACGAAGGACCCCCCGACGGCCCTGTGCAAAGAGCCCAAGTCTGACATGTTGTACAAGATTGAGGATGTGCCGCCCTGGTACCTGTGCGTCCTGCTGGGCTTCCAG CATTACCTGACCTGCTTCAGTGGCACCATCGCTGTGCCCTTCCTCCTGGCTGAGGCGCTGTGTGTGGGCCGTGACCAGTACATGGTCAGCCAGCTCATTGGCACCATCTTCACCTGTGTGGGCATCACCACCCTCATCCAGACCACACTGGGCATCCG GCTGCCGCTGTTCCAGGCCAGCGCCTTTGCATTTCTGGTCCCAGCCAAAGCCATCCTGGCCCTGGATAGATGGAAATGCCCTCCAGAAG AGGAGATCTACGGTAACTGGAGTCTGCCCCTGGATACCTCTCATATTTGGCACCCACGGATACGAGAG GTCCAGGGTGCAATCATGGTGTCCAGTATGGTGGAGGTGGTGATTGGGCTGATGGGGCTGCCTGGGGCCCTGCTCAGTTACATCGGGCCTCTTACAGTCACCCCCACTGTCTCCCTCATTGGTCTCTCTGTCTTCCAAGCTGCTGGTGACCGAGCTGGCTCCCACTGGGGTATCTCAGCTTG CTCCATTCTCCTGATTGTCCTCTTCTCCCAGTACCTGCGAAATCTCACCTTCTTGCTGCCTGTCTACTGCTGGGGAAAGGGCCTCACTCTCTTCCGCATCCAGATCTTCAAGATGTTTCCC ATCGTGCTAGCCATCATGACCGTGTGGCTGCTCTGCTATATACTGACCCTGACGGACGTGCTGCCCTCAGACCCCACAGCCTACGGCTTCCAGGCACGAACGGATGCCCGAGGCGACATCGTGGCTATTGCTCCCTGGATCCGCATCCCCTACCCCT GTCAGTGGGGGCTTCCCACAGTGACTGCGGCTGCTGTCCTGGGAATGTTTAGTGCCACATTAGCAGGCATCATTGAGTCCATTGGAGATTACTATGCTTGTGCCCGCCTGGCTGGCGCACCACCCCCTCCAGTGCACGCTATCAACAG GGGTATCTTCACCGAAGGCATCTGTTGCATTATCGCAGGGCTGCTGGGCACGGGCAACGGGTCCACCTCATCCAGCCCCAACATTGGTGTCCTGGGGATTACCAAG CCCCACCCCTTGGCTCACTGGCAGGTGGGTAGCCGGCGCGTGGTGCAGTATGGTGCGGGTATCATGCTGGTCCTGGGCACCATTGGCAAATTCACGGCCCTCTTCGCCTCGCTCCCTGACCCCATCCTAGGGGGGATGTTCTGCGCCCTTTTTG GCATGATTACAGCTGTGGGGCTGTCTAACCTGCAGTTCGTGGACATGAACTCCTCCCGCAACCTCTTCGTGCTTGGATTTTCCATGTTCTTCGGGCTCACGCTGCCCAATTACCTGGACTCCAACCCGGATGCCATCAACACAG GCATTCCTGAAGTGGACCAGATTCTGACTGTGCTGCTGACTACGGAGATGTTTGTGGGTGGGTGCCTCGCTTTCATACTGGACAACACAGTGCCAG gaagcccagaggaaCGAGGTCTGATACAGTGGAAAGCTGGGGCCCATGCCAACAGTGAGATGTCTACCAGCCTGAAGAGCTATGACTTTCCCTTTGGGATGAGCATGGTAAAAAGAATTGCCTTTCTGAAATACATTCCTATCTGCCCAGTCTTCAAAGGATTTTCTTCAAGGTCAAAAGACCAGCTTCCAGTTCCAGAAGATACCCCACAAAATACAGAAACTGGGTCGGTGTGCACCAAGGTCTGA